One Arvicanthis niloticus isolate mArvNil1 chromosome 3, mArvNil1.pat.X, whole genome shotgun sequence DNA segment encodes these proteins:
- the Acod1 gene encoding LOW QUALITY PROTEIN: cis-aconitate decarboxylase (The sequence of the model RefSeq protein was modified relative to this genomic sequence to represent the inferred CDS: deleted 1 base in 1 codon), whose amino-acid sequence MALKSVTESFASMIHGLKVNHLTDGIIQRSKRMILDSLGVGFLGTDTEVFHKVTQYSKIYSSNTSGTVWGRPDFRLPPTYAAFVNGVAVHSMDFDDTWHPATHPSGAVLPVLTALSEALPQTPKFSGLDLLLAFNVGIEVQGRLMHFSREAKDIPKRFHPPSVVGTLGSAAAASKFLGLSLTKCREALAIAVSHAGAPIANAATQTKPLHIGNAAKHGMEATFLAMLGLQGNKQILDLGSGFGAFYANYSPKDLPSLDSHIWLLEQQDVAFKSFPAHLATHWVADAASAVRKHLVTAERAQLPADHIERIVLRIPDVQYVNRPLPDSEHEARHSFQYVACAMLLDGSVTVPSFYSQQVNRPQVKELLKKVELEHPPDNLPSFDTLYCEISITLKDGTTFTERSDTFYGHWRKPLSQEDLHKKFRANASKMLCRDTVESLIKVVEKLEDLEDCATLTRLLKGPSVQEEASNCPACSHSIKQLCPGLPLSKRGCTGRDNNGLLQCSVCPAMRAARQSPETEMSVLGRSLVL is encoded by the exons ATGGCGCTCAAG TCTGTCACAGAGAGCTTCGCCAGTATGATTCACGGCTTGAAAGTGAACCACCTGACAGACGGTATCATTCAGAGGAGCAAGAGGATGATCTTGGATTCTCTGGGTGTTGGATTCCTGGGAACAGACACAGAAGTGTTCCATAAAGTCACCCAATATAGTAAA ATCTACAGTTCCAACACCTCCGGCACTGTTTGGGGTCGACCAGACTTCAGGCTCCCACCGACATATGCTGCTTTTGTTAACGGTGTTGCT GTTCATTCCATGGATTTTGATGACACATGGCACCCTGCCACCCACCCTTCTGGGGCTGTCCTACCTGTCCTCACAGCTTTATCGGAAgccctgcctcagactccaaaGTTTTCTGGCCTCGACCTGCTGCTGGCGTTCAACGTTGGTATTGAAGTACAAGGACGATTAATGCACTTCTCCAGGGAAGCCAAGGACATACCAAAGAG GTTCCATCCTCCCTCTGTGGTGGGGACCCTGGGAAGCGCTGCTGCTGCATCCAAGTTTCTGGGGCTCAGCTTGACAAAGTGCCGCGAGGCCTTGGCCATTGCTGTCTCCCACGCCGGGGCACCCATAGCAAACGCTGCCACTCAGACCAAGCCCCTCCATATTGGTAACGCGGCAAAGCATGGGATGGAAGCCACGTTTCTGGCGATGCTGGGCCTCCAAGGAAACAAACAGATCTTGGACCTGgggtcagggtttggtgccttcTATGCCAACTACTCCCCCAAAGACCTTCCAAGCCTGGATTCCCACATCTGGCTGCTGGAACAGCAGGATGTGGCCTTTAAGAGCTTCCCGGCACATCTGGCTACCCACTGGGTGGCAGATGCAGCTTCAGCGGTGAGAAAGCACCTTGTGACTGCAGAAAGAGCCCAGCTTCCTGCTGACCACATTGAGAGAATCGTGCTCAGGATCCCTGATGTCCAGTACGTAAACAGACCCTTGCCAGACTCAGAGCATGAAGCCCGGCATTCCTTCCAGTACGTAGCCTGTGCCATGCTGCTCGACGGTAGCGTCACTGTCCCATCCTTCTACAGCCAGCAGGTCAATAGGCCGCAGGTGAAAGAGTTGCTCAAGAAGGTGGAGCTGGAACATCCTCCTGACAACCTGCCAAGCTTCGACACGCTATACTGTGAAATAAGCATCACTCTGAAGGACGGAACCACTTTCACAGAGCGCTCTGACACCTTCTATGGTCACTGGAGGAAACCCCTGAGCCAGGAGGATCTGCACAAGAAGTTCCGTGCCAATGCTTCAAAGATGCTATGCAGAGACACGGTGGAAAGCCTTATAAAGGTAGTAGAAAAGCTAGAAGACCTAGAAGACTGTGCCACGCTAACCAGACTTCTGAAAGGACCCTCTGTCCAAGAAGAGGCTTCA AACTGTCCAGCGTGTTCGCATTCCATCAAACAACTTTGCCCAGGCTTACCACTATCTAAACGAGGTTGCACTGGAAGAGACAATAATGGTTTGCTTCAGTGCTCTGTCTGCCCAGCAATGAGAGCAGCAAGACAGAGTCCAGAAACAGAGATGAGTGTATTGGGAAGGAGTCTTGTCCTATAA